The genomic stretch GGTGTCGCGGGCTCCGTCGAGATCCGTGCAACTCTCCAGCAGGTGCTCCGCTACGGCGAGAACTCGCACCAGAAGGCGGCGCTCTACGTCTCTCCCGACGGCACCGGCATCGCGCAGGCGACGCAGCTGCACGGCAAAGAGATGTCGTACAACAACTATGTCGATGCCGACGCGGCCGTCCGTGCGGCCTATGACTTCGTGCTGCCTGCCGTCGCGATCATCAAGCACGCCAACCCCTGCGGCATCGCGATCGCGAGCGGCAAGGCCATCGACCCCATCGCCTCCGCCCACCGCCGCGCCCACGAGTGCGACCCGGTCTCGGCCTTCGGAGGCGTGATCGCCGCGAACCGGCCCGTCACGCTCGCGATGGCCGAGACGGTGAAAGAGATCTTCACCGAGGTGCTCGTCGCCCCCGGATTCGAGTCCGAGGCGCTCGAGGTGCTCAAGACCAAAAAGAACCTGCGCCTGCTGCAACTTCCCGACTTCTACGCCCCCGTCGAACGCGAGTTCAAGCAGATCTCGGGCGGTCTGCTGCTCCAGGAGCCGGACCGCTTCGTCGGCGGACCCGGCGAGGTCAGCTCCGGTTGGCAGCTGGTCGCGGGCGAGCCCGCGGACGCCGACACGATGCTCGACCTCGAATTCGCGTGGAAAGGGTGCCGCGCGGTCAAGTCGAATGCGATCCTGCTCGCAAAGGCCGGTGCTTCGGTCGGCGTCGGCATGGGTCAGGTGAACCGCGTCGACTCCTGTCACCTCGCCGTGACCCGCGCCGGCGAGCGCGCCTCCGGCTCAGTCGCTGCGTCCGACGCGTTCTTCCCCTTCGCCGACGGCCTCGACGTCCTCCTCGCCGCGGGCGTGAAGGCGGTCGTCCAGCCCGGAGGATCCGTCCGCGACGCCGAGGTCATCGACGCGGCCACCCGCGCCGGCATCACGATGTATACGACGGGGGAGCGGCACTTCTTTCACTGAGTGACGGGCGCTGCCCGGCACTCAGTGAAAGAAGTGGTGTGTGATTTCCACCCCGCTCCTTGTGCGGCGTGGCGCGGTTGGCTTTGTGGCGCGGTGCGTCCGACAGAGCGAGGTGCGTCGCCGGTCGCGGAAATCGCTTGGCACGCGATTTCCGCTGAACCGGCTCTGCCTTGTGGCGGGAGTTCCGTGGCGAGTGGGTGGCGGCGGGCCGGTCTCATAGGGGGATGCAAGGGGTTCGACAGGTGGGGTGCGGGCTGCGGCGCGTAGGGTCGCCGAGTGCATTCCGATTCGACGCCCGACCACCCGCCCGTGACCGCCGTGACCATCCGCGCCACCGACCGGACGCCCGCGACAGGGCGCCGCCTCCTCTTCGCGCTGCTCGCCGCCGCGGCCACCGCCCTGGTCGCGCACCTTGCGAACCTGCTCGCCTACTTCATCGGCAACCAGCTTCAGCCGGGGTCGATCCCGCAGGTGAACGCGTACTTCCTGCTCTCGAGCGTGCTCGGCTTCGTCGTCGTGCTCGCACTCGCGATCGCCGGAACCCTCGGCCGCGCCTGGCTCGCGGCCCTCACTGGGCTCGTCGCGGGCGTGGTCGGCGCCGTGTTCGGCACGCTCGTGCAGGCCAGCGCCACCGGTGCCCCCGTCACAGGCGCGGTGTGGGTGTCGATCTTCCAGACCTTCGCCGGACTCAATCTCGTCTTCCTCCTGGCCTTCACCGTCTCGGCGGCGACCGTCGGTCGCGCCGTCTGGCTCCGCGTCCGCACCGACGAAGCGCCGACCTCCGCCTCAGCCCGCCGCATCGCGCTGGTCCGCGCCCCGGCCGCCGACCTCTCCGCCTGCGAGCTCACCCACCTCGAGCGCGTCCCCGTCGACCAGCAGCGTGCCCAGCAGCAGTGGGAGGCGTACGTCGACCTGCTCGAGCGGGCGGGCTGGGAGAGCGTCGAAGCCGCGCCCGCGCCCGACCTCGCTGACTCCGTCTTCCTCGAGGACGCCGTGGTCGTGTTCGGCGACCACGCCGTGATTGCCCGCTCCGGAGCGCAGTCCCGCCGCGGCGAGGCTGCCGGCGCGGAAGAGGCGGCGCGCGCCCTCGGCCTCACCGTGGACCGGATCGAGGAGCCGGCGACGCTCGACGGCGGCGACGTCCTGACAGTCGGCTCAACCGTCTACGTCGGCCGCGGAGGCCGCACCGACGCGGCCGGAATCGCCCAGCTACGCGCGATCCTGCGCCCTCGCGGGTACGACGTCGTCGCGGTCCCGCTCTCGACGGTGCTCCACCTCAAGAGCGCAGTGACCGCCCTGCCCGACGGCACCGTCATCGGCTGGGAGCCGGCCGTCGACGAGCCCCGGCTGTTCCCCTCTTTCCTGCCGATGCCGGAGGAATCCGGCGCCCAGGTGGTCGTCCTCGACGACGACACCCTCCTGATGGCCGCCTCCGCTCCGCGCAGTGCCGAGCTGCTGAGGAGCCTCGGCTACCGCGTGCTCACCGTCGACATCTCGGAGTTCGAGAAGCTCGAGGGCTGCGTGACCTGCCTCTCGGTCCGCGTGCGCTGAGGGCGGAGGCGGGCGGTCTGGCGACGGCCGCTGGACGGGACACCACGTCCGGGTATAGCCTGCGAGGCTGCCCCGGGCCCCCGTCCCGGTGGCATTCCTGTCTCCCCACTCCTCCCGGCTCGGGGAAGGCTCCGTCCTCGTCGCGAAAGCACGCACCGTGTCCGCATCTGCCCTCCCGTCGCCCGGCGTCACCGAGCACAAGCGCCCGAGCACCCGGCGGACCCTACTGCGCCTCGTACCGTTCGTCGGCGACGCTCTGCCCCGCCTGCTGAGCGGCATCGGGGTCGCTCTCGTGGCGAGCCTGGTGTCGCTGGCCATCCCGATCGTCCTGCAGCAGCTCGTCGACGGACCCCTGGGCGACGGAGCGACGGCCGCCGGCTCCGGCGACCTCGGCCCGCTGATCGGCCCCGTCACCGTCATCCTGATTCTCGGTGTCGTCGAGGCCGGTGCTATCGCGCTGCGGCGCCGGATGGTCCTCACCCCCAGCACCCGCATCGAGGCGCGCATGCGCTCGGCTCTCTACAGCCGCCTGCAGGACCTGCCGGTGTCGTTCCACGACCGCTGGCAGAGCGGGCAGCTGCTCTCGCGGGCGATGAGCGATCTCAGCCTCATCCGCCGGTGGATCGCGTTCGGCTTCGTGCTGCTCGTGGTCAACGCCTTGACGATCGTCGTCGGCTTCGGCGTCCTCGTCTCCTGGAACCCGATCCTCGGCGTGCTCTTCGTCGTCTGCTCGATCCCGGTCTGGATCTACGGACTCGCCTTCGAGAAGCGCTATTCGAGCATCGCGCGCCGCAGTCAGGACCAGGCCGGCGATCTCGCGACGACCGTCGAGCAGTCGGTGCACGGCATCCGTGTGCTGAAGGCGTTCGGGCGCCACCAGCACGCGCTCGAAAACTTCGCCGGGCAGGCCGAGAAGCTCCGCGGAACCGAGATCGACAAAGCCCGTGCCATCGCCGGGATCTGGCTCGTGCTGCTGCTGGTGCCGGACATCGCCTTCGCGCTCTGCCTGCTCGGCGGAGTCTGGCTCGCCGCCGACGGCCAGCTGAGTGTCGGCGAGCTCTTCGCCTTCTTCGCCACCGCGACCGTGCTGCGATGGCCGGTCGAGTCGATCGGGTTCCTCCTCTCGATGACCTTCGACACCCGCACTGCCGTCGACCGCTACTTCGAGGTCATGGACAGCCGGAACACGATCACCGACCCGGAGGAGCCGGAGACGATCGCCCAGCCGCGCGGCCATGTGCGCTTCCGCGACGTCCACTTCCGCTATCAGGACGCGCCCGAACATTATCCGGATCTGCTCGACGGGCTCGATCTCGAGGTGGAGCCCGGCGAGACGATGGCGGTGGTCGGCATCACCGGCTCAGGGAAGACCACGCTCACCGCACTGCTTCCGCGGCTCTACGACGTGACCGGCGGAGCGATCGAACTCGACGGAGTGGACATCCGCCGGCTCCGGCGCGACGAGCTGCGCACGCACGTCGGCATGGCGTTCGAGGACGCGACGCTCTTCTCCACCAGCGTGCGCGAGAACGTCCTGCTCGGCCGCCCCGAGGCGAGCGAGGAGGAGCTGCTCGAGGCGCTCGAGATCGCGCAGGCGGACTTCGTGCACCGGCTCCCCGACGGCCTGGACACGACGGTCGGCGAGGAGGGGATGAGCCTCTCCGGTGGCCAGCGCCAGCGCCTGGCCCTCGCCAGGGCTGTCGCTGCCCGCCCCGCCGTGCTCGTGCTCGACGACCCGCTCTCGGCGCTCGACGTCGACACGGAGGCGCGGGTTGAGGCGGGCCTGCGCCGGGTACTCGGCGACACCACCGCGATCATCGTCGCGCACCGTCCGTCGACGGTGGCGCTCGCCGACCGTGTGGCCGTGATCGAAGAGGGGCGCATCACCGCGGTCGGCACGCACAGCGAGCTGCTCGCGAGCAGCCCGCACTACCGCTTCGTCATCTCGAGCCTCGAAGAGGACGAGCTGACCCGGCCCGCGGGCATCGAGCGCCTCGGCTCCCGCCCCGCGACGACCCACCAGGAGACGCGATCATGAGCACGCTCGGTTCCGCCGAGGAACGCGACGACCTCTCTCGGGCGGAGTCGACGGCCCTGCGCCGGCGTTCGCTGCGACTCCTCGGGTCGCTGCTGCGGCCGCTGCGGCTTCGTCTTGCGCTGACGGCGGTCGTCGTGGTCGTCGCGACGGCGGCGCAGGTGGCGGGTCCGGCGCTGATCGCGGCGGGCATCGACAACGGCTTACCCGCGGTGCTCGCGGGAAACGCCGTCCCGCTTGCCCTGACCGTCGGCGCCTACATCCTGACCGGGCTGATCGGCGCACTCCTCGTCGCCTGGTACACGGTGCTGTCGGCGCGGGTCAGCCAGGCGATCCTGATCGACCTGCGCAAGCGCGTCTTCCTGCACACGCAGAAGCTGAGCCTGGAGTTCCACGAGAACTACACCTCCGGCCGGATCATCTCGCGGCAGACCAGCGACCTGGACTCCATCCGCGAGCTGCTCGACTCCGGTATCAACCAGTTGGTGCAGGGCGCGCTCTACATGGGCTTCGTCGCGATCGCGCTCGTCTCGCTCGACGGGGTGAGCGGCATCGTGCTCGCCTGCGCCCTCGTGCCGCTCGCGCTGCTGACTCGCTGGTTCCAGAAGCGCTCGCAGACGCTGTTCCGCGGCACGCGAGTCGCCTCGTCGCGGCTGATCGTGCAGTTCGTGGAGTCGATGACCGGCATCCGCGCGGTGCAGACCTTCCGCAGGCACAAGCGCAACGAGACGGTGTTCGGCGGAGTCGTCGAGCAGTACCGGCTCGCGTACAAGCGCGTCTTCGGCGTGTTCGGCACCTTCGATCCCGGGCTCGTGCTGATCGGCAACA from Rathayibacter rathayi encodes the following:
- the purH gene encoding bifunctional phosphoribosylaminoimidazolecarboxamide formyltransferase/IMP cyclohydrolase yields the protein MSITAHDPSSYDDRDLVPVRRALISVSDKTGLLELGAALVAAGVELVSTGSTAATLRGAGHEVTDVSAVTGFPESLDGRVKTLHPAVHAGILADLRLASHREQLQQLDIAAFELVVVNLYPFRETVAGGADAATVVENIDIGGPALVRASAKNHANVAIVVNPADYSGIVAALAVGGTTLAARRTLATRAFAHTASYDSAVAAWFAGQEADEGVAGSVEIRATLQQVLRYGENSHQKAALYVSPDGTGIAQATQLHGKEMSYNNYVDADAAVRAAYDFVLPAVAIIKHANPCGIAIASGKAIDPIASAHRRAHECDPVSAFGGVIAANRPVTLAMAETVKEIFTEVLVAPGFESEALEVLKTKKNLRLLQLPDFYAPVEREFKQISGGLLLQEPDRFVGGPGEVSSGWQLVAGEPADADTMLDLEFAWKGCRAVKSNAILLAKAGASVGVGMGQVNRVDSCHLAVTRAGERASGSVAASDAFFPFADGLDVLLAAGVKAVVQPGGSVRDAEVIDAATRAGITMYTTGERHFFH
- the ddaH gene encoding dimethylargininase, producing MHSDSTPDHPPVTAVTIRATDRTPATGRRLLFALLAAAATALVAHLANLLAYFIGNQLQPGSIPQVNAYFLLSSVLGFVVVLALAIAGTLGRAWLAALTGLVAGVVGAVFGTLVQASATGAPVTGAVWVSIFQTFAGLNLVFLLAFTVSAATVGRAVWLRVRTDEAPTSASARRIALVRAPAADLSACELTHLERVPVDQQRAQQQWEAYVDLLERAGWESVEAAPAPDLADSVFLEDAVVVFGDHAVIARSGAQSRRGEAAGAEEAARALGLTVDRIEEPATLDGGDVLTVGSTVYVGRGGRTDAAGIAQLRAILRPRGYDVVAVPLSTVLHLKSAVTALPDGTVIGWEPAVDEPRLFPSFLPMPEESGAQVVVLDDDTLLMAASAPRSAELLRSLGYRVLTVDISEFEKLEGCVTCLSVRVR
- a CDS encoding ABC transporter ATP-binding protein, giving the protein MSASALPSPGVTEHKRPSTRRTLLRLVPFVGDALPRLLSGIGVALVASLVSLAIPIVLQQLVDGPLGDGATAAGSGDLGPLIGPVTVILILGVVEAGAIALRRRMVLTPSTRIEARMRSALYSRLQDLPVSFHDRWQSGQLLSRAMSDLSLIRRWIAFGFVLLVVNALTIVVGFGVLVSWNPILGVLFVVCSIPVWIYGLAFEKRYSSIARRSQDQAGDLATTVEQSVHGIRVLKAFGRHQHALENFAGQAEKLRGTEIDKARAIAGIWLVLLLVPDIAFALCLLGGVWLAADGQLSVGELFAFFATATVLRWPVESIGFLLSMTFDTRTAVDRYFEVMDSRNTITDPEEPETIAQPRGHVRFRDVHFRYQDAPEHYPDLLDGLDLEVEPGETMAVVGITGSGKTTLTALLPRLYDVTGGAIELDGVDIRRLRRDELRTHVGMAFEDATLFSTSVRENVLLGRPEASEEELLEALEIAQADFVHRLPDGLDTTVGEEGMSLSGGQRQRLALARAVAARPAVLVLDDPLSALDVDTEARVEAGLRRVLGDTTAIIVAHRPSTVALADRVAVIEEGRITAVGTHSELLASSPHYRFVISSLEEDELTRPAGIERLGSRPATTHQETRS